AACTAATGCTGTCTATAAGGATGTTTAggaaacatctttatttttgtaattccaTTTGACGCCACTAGTGGTGCAGACATTATATAAATCACACACAGCAATTTTCTTCATTCTTGCACTATGGAAGTGTTctgtgaaatatttcatatcatgaaacattaaaacacagagtcattttacacatttacatggtttattaaacaaaaacagcatCAAAATAAATGGGGTTTTGCCACCAAAGCTTCCCACAGTTTTAGTGTGCTTGCAAAAAAAGCCTTACAAAAACCATTCaaattttcaaaaacaaattgcATAAAGTTCCCCACAAAAAAACTGTCATAATATGAACCAAAAATCAAAGACAGAATATTCTGAGGAAGCTAGTTTAGCAGAGCAGCGTCACCGAGTCAGGGATTAAGAGGTTGCATAGACGTGTTTACAGTCAAACAACAAGAAATACTAAGAAAAACATGGAAATGGGTAAAAGGCGTTCAAACAAGATGTGAGCTTGTATTGTTCTTTGTTTACgtttagagagagagacactcaGTGCAAGCGCAGTCTAATACTGTGGTTCTTTTGACTGGTGACAAAAATTCCATTTAAGCTTTCCAAAAAATTCAAAGCgacaaaaaaaatatggcaGAACACTCTCCGACTTTAGTTTTCAGGTCTGAGAAGCACTGCAGTTTTTAAATACCACGCTATATTTGATCCTCATAAGAGatacaatcatttaaaatgccTTTTCCGGAAAAGAAATAACAGACGTGGATTAAAAGAAATACAGACAATGAACCAGtcatttgtaaaacaaacatttcctgACAGACGGATGGACTGTCAAACTCGATAACATTTAGTACCTAAATGAAGAACAATGCAGTTCCAACTTAAAACACTGAACTTGAGAGTGAATAAAAAAGGACCtggaaagttttgtttttcttccacAGCAGACAGTGAATCAGGGAAGTAAAGTTGAAAATACTAGTCAAATAGTTTGAAACTCtacatttattattcaaaaacaaaatatatataataaataaaaacatgagttTATAATCTCTCTTAAAAACAACGCACACAAAAGCACTGCTAGTTAATTTAGTGAATTAGTTACTAAAACACAAGAGTGCTGAGGTAGAACTAGCACACACAAACTTTCAGGCAAAATCAACCCATAAACAGTCAAACACACTCCAATTTATTCTCTATGATGTTTAGTTTAGATCaggatattaaaaaaataaaagctaattccTCCTATCCTTCAATGAACAATACCAACTTGAGCATTAAGTAAAATTCTAACAAAAACAGATGTTGTtaaaatttaaatcaaacaatatAACACTGTTCAATATTGGAAATgcattctaaaaaaataaaataaaaaataatctcaCTTCTAATGGTTCAATAATTCATACTTCgggaaaaaaaacatcctaAAATATAActtcaaaaacaaaactgtacaaTTGGGTGTGTCTGTGTAGAAAAGAATTCTACACTGCTTGTTCATGAATGCCAGGGGCTCTTTTCTTTTTGGCCAAATAATCTCATACAACTGGTATTGAAAGCTTTCAACTGCACACAAGTGTTCCACTATTAAAACCTTAAAGAACGTACTGCATGTTAAAAAGTTAGAgctgtaaattaaaaaagaaatctcAGGTTAAATCTCAGTTATACGATTAGACATCAAGGCACCAGGTTCAATCTGCAATCATGAACAAAAATCTCAATATTGGGCTTCTTTCAAGATCATGGGAATTTTAATAGCCAATTAATAAACAAggctttaaagtaaaaaattcaGCTATGGGGTATAACAGAAGGAAGCTAAAGTTCAAGTTTTGAAGATTTACTCAAGTAAAATCAACTAAATGGACCCAAGTATAAAACCGTGAGCATGTTGACACAGATGACATTGACTGTACTATTTGATAGCCATGCATAAATACAGCAAAAAGGTAGTCAAGTGCCTTGTTTGTGTACTGTCAATATTCTTTGTTTTAGAAACTGAGCTCAAGTATTTGTCAACCATCGATAATGaatctgtatgtttttgtttcacagcagcaaacattaataataaaaggTTACAAAGAAGCGAAGGACATCtgattaaatcaaaatgttattttcttgtGAAAAAAAGCATTCTAAAGTAACTTTACTAAATAACTGAAAGACGTCTGTTTTTGtgacaaaagatgttttgataaTGTGCAACTAGGAAATCTCCAAATAGAGaagtttgacattttattaagaCTAATAAAAGCGCTTGCTTGATTTGGTTTGATTGTAATCACTGTATCACAACATTGTTTTACACCACTCTTTGTGACATTACTGACGATTCTACCCAAATCACTATCGTAAACAAAAAAGCTACGGTCAGTTGAAAAATCTATTTGTTGAACAAATGTGTTCAATTGGTGTTAAATTTGAGCACTTTGTACTCTTCACATTTAACCAGCGATGGAAGGTTCAGTTTTCCAAGCATCACGGTCCCTTCTGTTCTGGGAAAGCctaaaaaaaagaagtaaataataattactcagaaaatgatcaaaaatgtatgcaatcaaacatcagaaaaaagcCCACgaaccaaaataattgatgatccagcattgtataactgaatatgtttttggttaatTTAACATTCTACGCTTAagattataaatcttttttgggggggccaCAAAGTGATGCACTCTACGCAAAGGTGGCCTTACAAAGAAAACGTTTGAGAATCACTGGCTTAGACTTTACAGCTTTAGCATTACAAGTCCAACACAACTCAAATAAAAGAGAACAGAGAAGAAacagagaagaaagaaaatactgaaaaaaGCATTCTATCATTGTAAGAGCTCTGGTAAAAAGCGTGCACAGTGGTGACGTGATGTTGGCTGGCGGAGTGTTGCGTAATGCTCTCAAATAGGGCAGAATCTCATCAGATTGTTGATCGAGAAAACAGATTTGCAcgcatttaaaaagcattcaaaaATCCCCAAATCTCTGCTTGTTATCGTCCATTACTCAGGACTGCAAAAACTACCGCTTGATCTTTAAGCCTCTCTATAGCATACAGTACAGCACATCACATCACCCCCCGCCCGTCCCCCTCCATGTATCCTGCAGCTCAAACAATGTGCTGACTCAGAAATAGCTACTGAATGCCCCACTGCAGTCACTCTGAACAAACATGCGCCGTTTCGGGATTGAACCCAACCTCTCTCTCACGTCCCGCACATACAGTCTGAGAGCAAATTATCCTCACGGTTTTCCTGTCTGAGCGCAGCAATGTTAGGAGAGGGGGATGGTGAACAAAAGACTAGAGTAGCAGACAGCTGTAATGTCCTCATAATGCCTGACACATAGCAACCCCCATCTAATTGATAACCCTTGTTACATATGTTCAGACCATCATACCCAAAGCTTACATGCCTTCTACACAAATACTTGATGTGCAACCAGTATAGctgttcaaatataaaataatctaTAGTCTTATAAACCACTGTGGAGATTCAGTCCAGTTTAAATCTTGAAAATCTCTTTGTTTTGGATCTTAATGTATTTTTCCCCCTATATACGTGAGTGCTGAAAGGTGAACGATAAGACAGAATTCtggtctttgtttaattgaaagTTAACTCTTCAGTTTCTTGCAGTCAAAGCAGCTTTTCACTTTAGGACTAGGAGCAAATCTCAtaccatgtctacaccggacgcgacaggCGCGACGCAACATGACAAcctgcatccagtgtggacaaagtttgaaattaaaatgggTTCTAATGAgtttctattgtcttttgtcatgtcgTGTCCGGTGTGGAGTCACCTGGTCTGCCGGAAGACAATATTCCCCTTAAGGCAAACACCATAGGACAGAGGGAGAGCGCAAGGGAGACATATAGAGTGTTAGAGGTGGGGTGGTGGTGAACGGGTGCGGTTGTgctatcccagcatgcacttGTAAAAACAACAGAGGCTCTTTAGAGCAGGCGAGTAGGATTTCTCATAAAGAAGTCATGTAGTAAAATGAGTCATATCGAACACTGTCTGTATGGATTGGAATATGAATGtgcatattttttgaaaaaccaGGCCAACATGTTTTGAGACAGCAGGTGAGCTGTCAGAACCATACAGAAATTAAAAGGTGGAATTTGATGACACTTTTACAGAGAAGCGAGACAAATACAAACTATTCCCATAAAAACAATGTGCAGTATTCAAATCTCGATATGCTGAGCCACCTACACAACAGAACTTTCTTTATTGCTGTGGGCCTTTCTAAAACAAAGACGACGTTATACAACACTGACACACCTTCCAGAAACATGTTCTTGTGTTGATGCTGGTGCTTATAGAAGTATAGATGAACTTAGAATCAAAAAGACCATAAAGCGAATTGGCAATTCCATGCAATTGtcaagattacatttttatcaattaCGTTTTTAACCAAGACCATAGTGAtgtatttgttggtttaaaTTCCCCTTTGATGTGTCcaaattttttaaagcatagttttccATAGTCAGATAAGTGAAcggtcacatccataacagaatTGTCCTATCCATAAAGGTCATAATtgctcataaatgggcacataaaaataaaattttttgtctataaaaaGACATCACTTcttcatttgttgggtattattgatttattcacagaaatccttCAAAGTATGTTAAGGctcttttttgtcacattaatAATAACGCATTAACTTCTCTCTCTAAAGAGGAAAACTTGTGTATGGACTGACATTTTCTGAGGTCTGGACTCAATCAacaggggtttagtaaaataaagacagatgattcaatatattggtaataaatacattctctgatattttatattcaaaattctgactgaaaatgtcacatccatgacCTTGGAATCGGCCAAGACGTAAaccaatttttattttgacataccTAGTCTAACCAACTAAATGCTCTGCTATTTTCATTATGTTCTAACATTTGTGTTGTGTCTGGAAGATTTTCTGGTCCCGTGTTGTTTacgtcttgcaaaatggtctagGAGTTCGAAAGATCATTTAATCATAAATTTGTTTCTTGTGGCTCAACGGGTAAAACTAAGTTGGATTAACtcataaaaagagaaaaaacagcaGCAGTTTCGGTTTGCGTAAAGAATTTTCAATGGAAAAAGCGCACCTGTGTGTGTTGGTCAAAGTTCATGTAGCACAGGTGACCTGCCCCATCCTACTGTGCAGCTCCAACGCGTCTGGTCGGTCCTGAGGATTCACAGCCAACATGTCCTGCAAAAGTTTCCGGAGAGCCTCCGACATATGCGAGCGCCTGCGCTGAGGAATACTCAGCACCATCTTTGGGTTCTCCAACAGCGCCTCTCCAACAGGCACAATATCAGAACCCTGTCGTACGTAGGTCCCGAGCAGCTCCCGCTTTGACTCTGCGTCAATGAACGTGATCCTTTCAATCATGGCCCAGATGATAATCCCTAGAGCGAAAATGTCCGCTTTGGCTGTGTAGTGTCCTTCCCAGACCTCTGGTGCCATGTAGAAGTCCGAACCACATGCAGACGACAGCCagaatttgttaatattaacaCTGTTCTTATTTTTGTCCCGGCCCCCCTCAGAGTCCCGTACCCCTGCGGCCAGACCCGCGCACACTTTGCTCAGGCCGAAGTCAGCCACTTTTAACACGGGCTCACCGGACCGCTCCGAGATGAGGATGTTATCCGGTTTAAGGTCTCTGTGGACGATGTTATTCTCATGCAGGAACGCCACAGCACTGCTCAACTGCATCATGAAGCTGGAGTTGGTGTGTGGATCGGGACGACGGGACAGGATAAATTGATTTAGGTCCCCTCCCT
This DNA window, taken from Triplophysa dalaica isolate WHDGS20190420 chromosome 6, ASM1584641v1, whole genome shotgun sequence, encodes the following:
- the stk35l gene encoding serine/threonine kinase 35, like; translated protein: MDRERHRTRNACKRSGAQSESANVLRSLSAANIDDETMVDDLDNVKHGNLEQRLMAPRYSLLREVGRGSYGVVYEAIARKSGAKVAVKKLRCDAPENVELALAEFWALTSLEKRHENVVQLEECVLQRNGMAQKMSHGNKRSKQYLRLVETSLKGERVLSCPDEPCYLWFVMEFCEGGDLNQFILSRRPDPHTNSSFMMQLSSAVAFLHENNIVHRDLKPDNILISERSGEPVLKVADFGLSKVCAGLAAGVRDSEGGRDKNKNSVNINKFWLSSACGSDFYMAPEVWEGHYTAKADIFALGIIIWAMIERITFIDAESKRELLGTYVRQGSDIVPVGEALLENPKMVLSIPQRRRSHMSEALRKLLQDMLAVNPQDRPDALELHSRMGQVTCAT